The following are encoded in a window of Centroberyx gerrardi isolate f3 chromosome 1, fCenGer3.hap1.cur.20231027, whole genome shotgun sequence genomic DNA:
- the gpalpp1 gene encoding GPALPP motifs-containing protein 1 isoform X2: MSCHNVIGPALPPTFSKSSDEDSDNEKGFAGPALPPGYKRGEPSSSSDESEQEVVFKRAKTKHTAGDGPAEREEETKAQDDDDDDDDDDGFFGPALPPGFKKQQSSPERPPVLGPALPPGFRRAADDDDNDDEDGEGFPGPALPPGYQAEPSSSDGEDEDVIGPMPAKHSVQDSVAQDFERRAQRMKEKLTSDDGPEVLTRETWMTELPPELQHIGLGARTFKKKSGPENKDRSIWTDTPADRERKIMERLEGKKKDEKEKDSVPEMSHKDLAMAEKVSKYNDSKRAESLMTLHTKKMKQKAEEKSDQPVERRPFDRDNDLQVNRFDEAQKQRLLKKSQELNTRFSHSKDRMFL, from the exons ATGTCCTGTCATAATGTAATCGGACCTGCGTTGCCCCCGACGTTCAGCAAATCAAGCGATGAAGATTCAGATAATGAAAAAGGAT TCGCTGGTCCAGCTCTGCCTCCCGGTTACAAACGGGGAGAACCGTCGAGTTCTTCGGATGAAAGTGAGCAGGAGGTGGTGTTCAAGAGAGCCAAGACCAAGCATACAGCTGGAGATGGACCCGCGGAGAG ggaggaggagacgaaAGCGcaagatgatgatgacgatgatgacgatgatgatggcTTCTTCGGGCCAGCTCTGCCTCCAGGATTTAAGAAGCAACAGAGTTCACCAGAGAG gCCGCCTGTGCTCGGCCCAGCCTTACCTCCAGGCTTCCGCAGAGCAGCGGATGACGACGATAACgatgatgaagatggagagGGGTTCCCGGGGCCGGCCCTGCCGCCGGGCTACCAGGCCGAGCCGTCCAGCAGTGACGGAGAGGATGAGGACGTGATCGGACCGATGCCGGCCAAACACTCTGTTCAGGACTCCGTGGCTCAGGACTTTGAGCGCAGGGCGCAAAGGATGAAGGAGAAGCTGACCTCAGAT GATGGTCCCGAGGTGCTGACCAGAGAAACGTGGATGACAGAGCTCCCACCAGAGCTGCAGCACATCGGCTTGGGGGCTCGCACTTTCAAGAAGAAGTCGGGTCCAGAGAACAAAGACCGCTCCATTTGGACAGATACACCCGCAGACAGGGAGCGCAAGATCATG GAGCGCCTTGAGGGAAAGAAGAAggatgagaaggagaaagacagcGTCCCAGAAATGTCCCACAAGGACTTGGCAATGGCAGAGAAGGTGTCGAAGTATAAT GATTCCAAGCGCGCCGAGTCCCTGATGACTTTGCACACAAAAAAGATGAAGCAGAAGGCAGAGGAGAAGTCCGACCAGCCAGTGGAGAGGAGGCCGTTCGATCGGGACAACGACCTGCAGGTCAACCGCTTCGACGAAGCGCAGAAGCAGCGACTGCTGAAGAAGTCTCAAGAACTGAACACACGCTTCTCCCACAGCAAGGACCGCATGTTCCTGTAA
- the gpalpp1 gene encoding GPALPP motifs-containing protein 1 isoform X1: protein MSCHNVIGPALPPTFSKSSDEDSDNEKGFAGPALPPGYKRGEPSSSSDESEQEVVFKRAKTKHTAGDGPAEREEETKAQDDDDDDDDDDGFFGPALPPGFKKQQSSPESVSSFRPPVLGPALPPGFRRAADDDDNDDEDGEGFPGPALPPGYQAEPSSSDGEDEDVIGPMPAKHSVQDSVAQDFERRAQRMKEKLTSDDGPEVLTRETWMTELPPELQHIGLGARTFKKKSGPENKDRSIWTDTPADRERKIMERLEGKKKDEKEKDSVPEMSHKDLAMAEKVSKYNDSKRAESLMTLHTKKMKQKAEEKSDQPVERRPFDRDNDLQVNRFDEAQKQRLLKKSQELNTRFSHSKDRMFL, encoded by the exons ATGTCCTGTCATAATGTAATCGGACCTGCGTTGCCCCCGACGTTCAGCAAATCAAGCGATGAAGATTCAGATAATGAAAAAGGAT TCGCTGGTCCAGCTCTGCCTCCCGGTTACAAACGGGGAGAACCGTCGAGTTCTTCGGATGAAAGTGAGCAGGAGGTGGTGTTCAAGAGAGCCAAGACCAAGCATACAGCTGGAGATGGACCCGCGGAGAG ggaggaggagacgaaAGCGcaagatgatgatgacgatgatgacgatgatgatggcTTCTTCGGGCCAGCTCTGCCTCCAGGATTTAAGAAGCAACAGAGTTCACCAGAGAG tgtttcctccttcaggCCGCCTGTGCTCGGCCCAGCCTTACCTCCAGGCTTCCGCAGAGCAGCGGATGACGACGATAACgatgatgaagatggagagGGGTTCCCGGGGCCGGCCCTGCCGCCGGGCTACCAGGCCGAGCCGTCCAGCAGTGACGGAGAGGATGAGGACGTGATCGGACCGATGCCGGCCAAACACTCTGTTCAGGACTCCGTGGCTCAGGACTTTGAGCGCAGGGCGCAAAGGATGAAGGAGAAGCTGACCTCAGAT GATGGTCCCGAGGTGCTGACCAGAGAAACGTGGATGACAGAGCTCCCACCAGAGCTGCAGCACATCGGCTTGGGGGCTCGCACTTTCAAGAAGAAGTCGGGTCCAGAGAACAAAGACCGCTCCATTTGGACAGATACACCCGCAGACAGGGAGCGCAAGATCATG GAGCGCCTTGAGGGAAAGAAGAAggatgagaaggagaaagacagcGTCCCAGAAATGTCCCACAAGGACTTGGCAATGGCAGAGAAGGTGTCGAAGTATAAT GATTCCAAGCGCGCCGAGTCCCTGATGACTTTGCACACAAAAAAGATGAAGCAGAAGGCAGAGGAGAAGTCCGACCAGCCAGTGGAGAGGAGGCCGTTCGATCGGGACAACGACCTGCAGGTCAACCGCTTCGACGAAGCGCAGAAGCAGCGACTGCTGAAGAAGTCTCAAGAACTGAACACACGCTTCTCCCACAGCAAGGACCGCATGTTCCTGTAA